From the Solanum stenotomum isolate F172 chromosome 4, ASM1918654v1, whole genome shotgun sequence genome, one window contains:
- the LOC125862483 gene encoding ABC transporter C family member 8 isoform X2, producing the protein MASAHTLQLGKFLWICGGEFSWGSLCIHRAIVDALNLLLVFLFLLVGLVRKFRLTSGGYRRDGMAIGVSVCCALVSIVYFGLGLWKLISSKDGSVSHLSWLQCFVCGIIWISLTVSLLVQGSKWIQILISSWWVIFFLLISTLNSEVSMKTRSVPILDLVTWLVTFLIFFYALLTFHHIISQSSSKQSLLEPLLVDRPDDKQISIGKASLFGRLLFSWVNGLLGLGNSKTLALEDIPCLGYEDEAILAYEQLSREWKSLQGEDNSEDLLIKAIARVYWKEMVLAGALVFLRIVAVVVSPLMLYAFVAYSSSKTRTFVKGVLLLGCLVVDKLVDSLSSRHFFFYSRRVGMRIRSALMVAVYQKQLKLSSLGRRRHSTGEIVNYISVDAYRMGEALMWFHTGWSSGLQIFLSIGVLFGVVGLGAIPGLVPLIICGLLNVPFAKILQKCQTEFMIAQDKRLRFMSEILNSMKIIKLQSWEEHFKNSIDSHREEEFKWLADTQIKKTYSTLLYWMSPTIVSCVIFLGLVFFRSAPFNAATIFTVLAALRTMSEPVRYLPEALSAVIQVKVSFDRINSFLLEDEIKPEDIVKSPREDSDRSVCIVDGHFTWDPESPDALLKNLNFQARRGQKIAVCGPVGAGKSSFLYAILGEMPKTAGTVHVYGSIAYVSQTAWIQSGTVRDNILFGKSMDENKYHEAVKVSALDKDIDSFDYGDLTEIGQRGLNMSGGQKQRIQLARAVYSDADIYVLDDPFSAVDAHTAATLFNDCVMTALKNKTVILVTHQVEFLSEVDQILVMEGGQITQSGSYNELLMSGMAFEQLVNAHRDAVAGLDPRTYKDESHELEETDIIKENSQKEVTLNPGIQLTHEEEKESESAVWKIFQDYVVISKGTLFLCSNILTQAGFVALQAAASYWLAVAIQSPKISHIMVIGVYSSVSLVSAFFVYLRSLFAALLGLKASKAFFSGFTNSIFNAPMLFFDSTPVGRILTRASSDLSVLDYDIPFSYAFVMAAGMELLVTIGIMASVTWQVLLVGIIATVGSKYVQGHYQPSAQELMRINGTTKAPVMNYVTETSLGVATIRSFGAVDRFFQNYLKLVDADAKVFLCSNGALEWLVLRTEALQNITLFTASFLLVLIPKGYVSTGLVGLSLSYALALTNTQVFLSRWYSNLANYVISAERIKQFMCIPPEPPAIVEDNRPPSSWPTKGRVELLDLKIRYRPNAPLVLKGITCTFREGTRVGVVGRTGSGKTTLISTLFRLVEPYSGQVIIDDINICSIGLKDLRSKLSIIPQEPTLFKGSVRTNLDPLGLYSDEEIWKALEKCQLKATISTLPNLLDSSVSDEGENWSMGQRQLFCLGRVLLRRNRILVLDEATASIDSATDAILQRIIREEFSNCTVITVAHRVPTVLDSDMVMVLSFGELVEYDQPSRLMQTNSSFAKLVAEYWSSCRRSSLQKLDSYHIS; encoded by the exons GAAAATTCTTGTGGATATGTGGAGGAGAATTCAGTTGGGGTTCATTATGCATCCATAGAGCAATAGTAGATGCCTTGAATCTCTTGttagtttttcttttccttctggTCGGTCTTGTGAGAAAATTCAGACTTACTAGTGGTGGTTATAGGAGGGACGGGATGGCTATAGGAGTTTCTGTTTGTTGTGCTCTTGTAAGCATTGTGTATTTTGGTCTTGGTTTATGGAAACTTATTAGTAGTAAAGATGGCAGTGTTAGTCATCTAAGTTGGTTACAATGCTTTGTTTGCGGAATAATTTGGATCAGTTTAACTGTATCATTGCTTGTTCAAGGATCTAAATGGATTCAAATACTGATATCTTCTTGGTGGGTGATTTTCTTTCTGTTGATTTCCACTCTTAATAGTGAAGTTTCCATGAAAACGCGCAGCGTCCCAATACTAGACCTGGTGACATGGTTAgtcactttcttgatattcttttATGCCTTACTTACCTTTCATCACATCATTTCTCAATCCTCATCGAAACAGAGTTTGTTGGAACCTCTACTCGTTGATCGACCTGATGACAAACAAATTAGTATAGGAAAGGCTAGTCTTTTTGGCAGATTGTTATTTTCTTGGGTTAATGGTTTGCTTGGCCTAGGAAACTCAAAAACTTTAGCTCTTGAAGATATTCCTTGTCTAGGATATGAAGATGAAGCCATCTTAGCCTATGAGCAATTGTCTCGTGAATGGAAATCTCTCCAAGGAGAAGACAATTCAGAGGACTTGCTCATTAAGGCCATAGCAAGAGTTTACTGGAAAGAAATGGTTCTTGCAGGAGCATTAGTATTTCTTAGGATTGTTGCTGTTGTAGTTTCTCCTTTAATGCTATATGCATTCGTGGCTTATTCAAGTAGCAAGACAAGAACCTTTGTTAAAGGTGTTCTCTTATTGGGGTGCTTGGTTGTTGACAAGCTTGTTGATTCTCTTTCTTCTCGACATTTCTTTTTCTACTCGAGAAGGGTTGGTATGAGAATAAGATCAGCTCTAATGGTGGCGGTTTATCAAAAACAGCTCAAGCTCTCGAGTTTAGGAAGGCGTAGGCATTCAACTGGAGAGATAGTGAACTACATTTCTGTGGATGCTTACCGGATGGGAGAAGCTCTGATGTGGTTTCACACAGGATGGAGCTCTGGcctacaaatatttttatccaTTGGTGTACTTTTCGGAGTTGTAGGACTCGGGGCAATTCCAGGTTTAGTACCCCTCATTATCTGTGGGTTGCTGAATGTGCCATTTGCAAAGATACTTCAAAAATGTCAGACTGAATTTATGATTGCCCAAGATAAACGTCTCAGGTTCATGTCTGAGATTCTCAATAGTATGAAGATAATCAAGTTACAGTCATGGGAAGAAcacttcaagaactcaattgACTCGCATAGGGAGGAGGAATTCAAGTGGTTGGCTGATACTCAGATTAAGAAAACCTATAGCACTTTACTGTATTGGATGTCCCCAACAATCGTCTCATGTGTCATCTTCTTAGGACTTGTGTTTTTCAGGAGTGCCCCGTTTAATGCTGCTACGATTTTCACTGTGTTGGCGGCATTAAGGACCATGTCAGAACCTGTTAGATATCTACCAGAAGCGCTGTCAGCTGTGATTCAAGTCAAAGTTTCTTTCGATAGGATAAATAGTTTCCTACTTGAAGATGAAATCAAACCGGAGGATATAGTGAAATCTCCTCGGGAGGATTCAGATCGTAGTGTTTGTATAGTAGATGGTCATTTCACCTGGGATCCCGAGTCACCTGATGCATTgcttaaaaatttgaattttcaagCAAGAAGAGGACAAAAGATTGCAGTTTGTGGACCAGTTGGTGCTGGGAAATCATCATTTCTATATGCCATACTTGGAGAAATGCCAAAAACTGCAGGAACA GTACATGTATATGGATCCATAGCTTATGTCTCTCAGACCGCTTGGATCCAGAGTGGAACAGTCCGTGATAACATACTGTTTGGGAAGTCAATGGATGAAAACAAGTATCATGAAGCGGTAAAGGTATCTGCTCTAGACAAAGATATTGATAGTTTTGACTATGGTGACCTCACGGAGATAGGTCAGCGAGGGCTGAATATGAGTGGAGGACAGAAGCAGAGGATTCAACTTGCTCGAGCTGTATATAGTGATGCTGATATCTATGTTCTTGATGATCCTTTTAGCGCCGTAGATGCACACACAGCAGCAACTCTTTTTAAT GATTGTGTTATGACTGCTCTGAAGAATAAAACAGTTATTCTTGTTACTCATCAAGTCGAGTTCCTCTCCGAGGTTGACCAAATTCTG GTAATGGAAGGTGGACAAATTACTCAATCAGGAAGTTATAATGAGCTATTGATGTCTGGGATGGCCTTTGAACAGCTTGTGAATGCTCACAGAGATGCTGTAGCTGGACTTGATCCTCGAACCTATAAAGATGAATCGCATGAGCTAGAAGAGACTGACATCATAAAAGAAAACAGCCAAAAAGAAGTTACATTAAATCCCGGAATACAATTGACAcatgaggaagaaaaagaaagtgaaagtgCAGTGTGGAAGATCTTCCAAGACTATGTCGTAATCTCTAAAGGAACGCTCTTCCTTTGTTCCAACATACTTACTCAGGCTGGATTTGTTGCTCTTCAGGCTGCTGCAAGTTACTGGCTAGCAGTTGCAATTCAAAGTCCTAAAATTAGTCATATCATGGTTATTGGTGTCTATAGTTCAGTGTCATTAGTTAGTGCATTTTTCGTGTACCTCAGATCTCTATTTGCAGCTCTTCTGGGATTAAAAGCATCTAAAGCCTTCTTTTCTGGTTTCACAAATTCTATTTTCAATGCTCCTATGTTGTTCTTCGACTCTACCCCAGTTGGGCGGATATTAACCCGG GCTTCATCAGATTTGAGTGTATTAGATTACGACATCCCATTCTCCTATGCATTTGTGATGGCTGCTGGAATGGAGTTGCTTGTAACAATTGGCATTATGGCCTCAGTGACATGGCAGGTTCTCCTTGTGGGCATCATTGCTACAGTGGGCTCAAAATATGTCCAG GGACATTATCAACCCTCTGCCCAGGAGCTGATGAGAATCAATGGGACAACAAAGGCTCCTGTTATGAATTATGTAACTGAGACATCACTTGGAGTTGCCACAATAAGATCATTTGGAGCAGTAGACAGATTCTTTCAAAACTACCTAAAACTTGTCGATGCAGATGCAAAAGTTTTTCTTTGCTCCAATGGTGCACTGGAGTGGTTAGTTTTGAGAACCGAAGCACTTCAAAACATCACTCTATTCACCGCCTCTTTTCTCCTAGTTTTGATCCCAAAGGGTTATGTCTCTACAG GGCTTGTCGGACTCTCTCTTTCTTATGCATTGGCACTTACCAATACTCAAGTTTTCTTAAGCAGATGGTATAGCAACTTAGCTAACTATGTCATTTCAGCTGAAAGGATCAAACAGTTCATGTGTATACCTCCTGAGCCTCCAGCAATTGTGGAAGACAATAGGCCACCGTCATCGTGGCCTACCAAGGGTAGAGTAGAATTGTTGGATCTTAAG ATTAGATATCGTCCAAATGCTCCATTAGTTCTCAAAGGGATAACTTGCACTTTCCGTGAGGGGACTAGAGTAGGAGTTGTAGGAAGGACAGGAAGTGGCAAAACGACACTTATAAGCACGCTGTTTCGCCTGGTAGAGCCTTACAGTGGGCAAGTTATCATAGATGACATTAACATTTGTTCTATAGGTCTCAAGGATTTAAGATCAAAACTCAGCATCATTCCTCAAGAACCAACACTTTTCAAGGGGAGCGTTCGAACAAATTTGGACCCTTTGGGTCTCTATTCTGATGAAGAGATATGGAAG GCTCTAGAGAAATGCCAGCTTAAGGCTACAATTAGTACACTGCCAAACCTGTTAGACTCCTCTG TCAGTGATGAAGGCGAAAACTGGAGTATGGGGCAACGACAACTCTTCTGTTTAGGCAGGGTCCTTTTGAGGAGGAACAGAAtcctagtattggatgaagcaACCGCCTCTATCGACTCGGCTACTGATGCAATTCTGCAGAGAATTATAAGAGAAGAATTCTCTAACTGCACAGTAATAACTGTTGCTCACAGAGTTCCTACTGTCCTAGACAGTGACATGGTCATGGTCCTTTCTTTTG GGGAGCTTGTGGAGTATGATCAACCCTCAAGACTCATGCAAACCAATTCTTCTTTTGCTAAACTTGTGGCAGAATATTGGTCCAGCTGCAGAAGGAGTTCTCTTCAGAAACTGGATAGCTACCATATTAgctag
- the LOC125862483 gene encoding ABC transporter C family member 8 isoform X1: MASAHTLQLGKFLWICGGEFSWGSLCIHRAIVDALNLLLVFLFLLVGLVRKFRLTSGGYRRDGMAIGVSVCCALVSIVYFGLGLWKLISSKDGSVSHLSWLQCFVCGIIWISLTVSLLVQGSKWIQILISSWWVIFFLLISTLNSEVSMKTRSVPILDLVTWLVTFLIFFYALLTFHHIISQSSSKQSLLEPLLVDRPDDKQISIGKASLFGRLLFSWVNGLLGLGNSKTLALEDIPCLGYEDEAILAYEQLSREWKSLQGEDNSEDLLIKAIARVYWKEMVLAGALVFLRIVAVVVSPLMLYAFVAYSSSKTRTFVKGVLLLGCLVVDKLVDSLSSRHFFFYSRRVGMRIRSALMVAVYQKQLKLSSLGRRRHSTGEIVNYISVDAYRMGEALMWFHTGWSSGLQIFLSIGVLFGVVGLGAIPGLVPLIICGLLNVPFAKILQKCQTEFMIAQDKRLRFMSEILNSMKIIKLQSWEEHFKNSIDSHREEEFKWLADTQIKKTYSTLLYWMSPTIVSCVIFLGLVFFRSAPFNAATIFTVLAALRTMSEPVRYLPEALSAVIQVKVSFDRINSFLLEDEIKPEDIVKSPREDSDRSVCIVDGHFTWDPESPDALLKNLNFQARRGQKIAVCGPVGAGKSSFLYAILGEMPKTAGTVHVYGSIAYVSQTAWIQSGTVRDNILFGKSMDENKYHEAVKVSALDKDIDSFDYGDLTEIGQRGLNMSGGQKQRIQLARAVYSDADIYVLDDPFSAVDAHTAATLFNDCVMTALKNKTVILVTHQVEFLSEVDQILVMEGGQITQSGSYNELLMSGMAFEQLVNAHRDAVAGLDPRTYKDESHELEETDIIKENSQKEVTLNPGIQLTHEEEKESESAVWKIFQDYVVISKGTLFLCSNILTQAGFVALQAAASYWLAVAIQSPKISHIMVIGVYSSVSLVSAFFVYLRSLFAALLGLKASKAFFSGFTNSIFNAPMLFFDSTPVGRILTRASSDLSVLDYDIPFSYAFVMAAGMELLVTIGIMASVTWQVLLVGIIATVGSKYVQGHYQPSAQELMRINGTTKAPVMNYVTETSLGVATIRSFGAVDRFFQNYLKLVDADAKVFLCSNGALEWLVLRTEALQNITLFTASFLLVLIPKGYVSTGLVGLSLSYALALTNTQVFLSRWYSNLANYVISAERIKQFMCIPPEPPAIVEDNRPPSSWPTKGRVELLDLKIRYRPNAPLVLKGITCTFREGTRVGVVGRTGSGKTTLISTLFRLVEPYSGQVIIDDINICSIGLKDLRSKLSIIPQEPTLFKGSVRTNLDPLGLYSDEEIWKVNSVTHRHKTRQFSYNILNNTYGLQALEKCQLKATISTLPNLLDSSVSDEGENWSMGQRQLFCLGRVLLRRNRILVLDEATASIDSATDAILQRIIREEFSNCTVITVAHRVPTVLDSDMVMVLSFGELVEYDQPSRLMQTNSSFAKLVAEYWSSCRRSSLQKLDSYHIS, encoded by the exons GAAAATTCTTGTGGATATGTGGAGGAGAATTCAGTTGGGGTTCATTATGCATCCATAGAGCAATAGTAGATGCCTTGAATCTCTTGttagtttttcttttccttctggTCGGTCTTGTGAGAAAATTCAGACTTACTAGTGGTGGTTATAGGAGGGACGGGATGGCTATAGGAGTTTCTGTTTGTTGTGCTCTTGTAAGCATTGTGTATTTTGGTCTTGGTTTATGGAAACTTATTAGTAGTAAAGATGGCAGTGTTAGTCATCTAAGTTGGTTACAATGCTTTGTTTGCGGAATAATTTGGATCAGTTTAACTGTATCATTGCTTGTTCAAGGATCTAAATGGATTCAAATACTGATATCTTCTTGGTGGGTGATTTTCTTTCTGTTGATTTCCACTCTTAATAGTGAAGTTTCCATGAAAACGCGCAGCGTCCCAATACTAGACCTGGTGACATGGTTAgtcactttcttgatattcttttATGCCTTACTTACCTTTCATCACATCATTTCTCAATCCTCATCGAAACAGAGTTTGTTGGAACCTCTACTCGTTGATCGACCTGATGACAAACAAATTAGTATAGGAAAGGCTAGTCTTTTTGGCAGATTGTTATTTTCTTGGGTTAATGGTTTGCTTGGCCTAGGAAACTCAAAAACTTTAGCTCTTGAAGATATTCCTTGTCTAGGATATGAAGATGAAGCCATCTTAGCCTATGAGCAATTGTCTCGTGAATGGAAATCTCTCCAAGGAGAAGACAATTCAGAGGACTTGCTCATTAAGGCCATAGCAAGAGTTTACTGGAAAGAAATGGTTCTTGCAGGAGCATTAGTATTTCTTAGGATTGTTGCTGTTGTAGTTTCTCCTTTAATGCTATATGCATTCGTGGCTTATTCAAGTAGCAAGACAAGAACCTTTGTTAAAGGTGTTCTCTTATTGGGGTGCTTGGTTGTTGACAAGCTTGTTGATTCTCTTTCTTCTCGACATTTCTTTTTCTACTCGAGAAGGGTTGGTATGAGAATAAGATCAGCTCTAATGGTGGCGGTTTATCAAAAACAGCTCAAGCTCTCGAGTTTAGGAAGGCGTAGGCATTCAACTGGAGAGATAGTGAACTACATTTCTGTGGATGCTTACCGGATGGGAGAAGCTCTGATGTGGTTTCACACAGGATGGAGCTCTGGcctacaaatatttttatccaTTGGTGTACTTTTCGGAGTTGTAGGACTCGGGGCAATTCCAGGTTTAGTACCCCTCATTATCTGTGGGTTGCTGAATGTGCCATTTGCAAAGATACTTCAAAAATGTCAGACTGAATTTATGATTGCCCAAGATAAACGTCTCAGGTTCATGTCTGAGATTCTCAATAGTATGAAGATAATCAAGTTACAGTCATGGGAAGAAcacttcaagaactcaattgACTCGCATAGGGAGGAGGAATTCAAGTGGTTGGCTGATACTCAGATTAAGAAAACCTATAGCACTTTACTGTATTGGATGTCCCCAACAATCGTCTCATGTGTCATCTTCTTAGGACTTGTGTTTTTCAGGAGTGCCCCGTTTAATGCTGCTACGATTTTCACTGTGTTGGCGGCATTAAGGACCATGTCAGAACCTGTTAGATATCTACCAGAAGCGCTGTCAGCTGTGATTCAAGTCAAAGTTTCTTTCGATAGGATAAATAGTTTCCTACTTGAAGATGAAATCAAACCGGAGGATATAGTGAAATCTCCTCGGGAGGATTCAGATCGTAGTGTTTGTATAGTAGATGGTCATTTCACCTGGGATCCCGAGTCACCTGATGCATTgcttaaaaatttgaattttcaagCAAGAAGAGGACAAAAGATTGCAGTTTGTGGACCAGTTGGTGCTGGGAAATCATCATTTCTATATGCCATACTTGGAGAAATGCCAAAAACTGCAGGAACA GTACATGTATATGGATCCATAGCTTATGTCTCTCAGACCGCTTGGATCCAGAGTGGAACAGTCCGTGATAACATACTGTTTGGGAAGTCAATGGATGAAAACAAGTATCATGAAGCGGTAAAGGTATCTGCTCTAGACAAAGATATTGATAGTTTTGACTATGGTGACCTCACGGAGATAGGTCAGCGAGGGCTGAATATGAGTGGAGGACAGAAGCAGAGGATTCAACTTGCTCGAGCTGTATATAGTGATGCTGATATCTATGTTCTTGATGATCCTTTTAGCGCCGTAGATGCACACACAGCAGCAACTCTTTTTAAT GATTGTGTTATGACTGCTCTGAAGAATAAAACAGTTATTCTTGTTACTCATCAAGTCGAGTTCCTCTCCGAGGTTGACCAAATTCTG GTAATGGAAGGTGGACAAATTACTCAATCAGGAAGTTATAATGAGCTATTGATGTCTGGGATGGCCTTTGAACAGCTTGTGAATGCTCACAGAGATGCTGTAGCTGGACTTGATCCTCGAACCTATAAAGATGAATCGCATGAGCTAGAAGAGACTGACATCATAAAAGAAAACAGCCAAAAAGAAGTTACATTAAATCCCGGAATACAATTGACAcatgaggaagaaaaagaaagtgaaagtgCAGTGTGGAAGATCTTCCAAGACTATGTCGTAATCTCTAAAGGAACGCTCTTCCTTTGTTCCAACATACTTACTCAGGCTGGATTTGTTGCTCTTCAGGCTGCTGCAAGTTACTGGCTAGCAGTTGCAATTCAAAGTCCTAAAATTAGTCATATCATGGTTATTGGTGTCTATAGTTCAGTGTCATTAGTTAGTGCATTTTTCGTGTACCTCAGATCTCTATTTGCAGCTCTTCTGGGATTAAAAGCATCTAAAGCCTTCTTTTCTGGTTTCACAAATTCTATTTTCAATGCTCCTATGTTGTTCTTCGACTCTACCCCAGTTGGGCGGATATTAACCCGG GCTTCATCAGATTTGAGTGTATTAGATTACGACATCCCATTCTCCTATGCATTTGTGATGGCTGCTGGAATGGAGTTGCTTGTAACAATTGGCATTATGGCCTCAGTGACATGGCAGGTTCTCCTTGTGGGCATCATTGCTACAGTGGGCTCAAAATATGTCCAG GGACATTATCAACCCTCTGCCCAGGAGCTGATGAGAATCAATGGGACAACAAAGGCTCCTGTTATGAATTATGTAACTGAGACATCACTTGGAGTTGCCACAATAAGATCATTTGGAGCAGTAGACAGATTCTTTCAAAACTACCTAAAACTTGTCGATGCAGATGCAAAAGTTTTTCTTTGCTCCAATGGTGCACTGGAGTGGTTAGTTTTGAGAACCGAAGCACTTCAAAACATCACTCTATTCACCGCCTCTTTTCTCCTAGTTTTGATCCCAAAGGGTTATGTCTCTACAG GGCTTGTCGGACTCTCTCTTTCTTATGCATTGGCACTTACCAATACTCAAGTTTTCTTAAGCAGATGGTATAGCAACTTAGCTAACTATGTCATTTCAGCTGAAAGGATCAAACAGTTCATGTGTATACCTCCTGAGCCTCCAGCAATTGTGGAAGACAATAGGCCACCGTCATCGTGGCCTACCAAGGGTAGAGTAGAATTGTTGGATCTTAAG ATTAGATATCGTCCAAATGCTCCATTAGTTCTCAAAGGGATAACTTGCACTTTCCGTGAGGGGACTAGAGTAGGAGTTGTAGGAAGGACAGGAAGTGGCAAAACGACACTTATAAGCACGCTGTTTCGCCTGGTAGAGCCTTACAGTGGGCAAGTTATCATAGATGACATTAACATTTGTTCTATAGGTCTCAAGGATTTAAGATCAAAACTCAGCATCATTCCTCAAGAACCAACACTTTTCAAGGGGAGCGTTCGAACAAATTTGGACCCTTTGGGTCTCTATTCTGATGAAGAGATATGGAAGGTAAATTCTGTAACTCATCGACACAAAACTCGCCAATTTTCgtataatattttgaacaataCTTATGGTTTACAGGCTCTAGAGAAATGCCAGCTTAAGGCTACAATTAGTACACTGCCAAACCTGTTAGACTCCTCTG TCAGTGATGAAGGCGAAAACTGGAGTATGGGGCAACGACAACTCTTCTGTTTAGGCAGGGTCCTTTTGAGGAGGAACAGAAtcctagtattggatgaagcaACCGCCTCTATCGACTCGGCTACTGATGCAATTCTGCAGAGAATTATAAGAGAAGAATTCTCTAACTGCACAGTAATAACTGTTGCTCACAGAGTTCCTACTGTCCTAGACAGTGACATGGTCATGGTCCTTTCTTTTG GGGAGCTTGTGGAGTATGATCAACCCTCAAGACTCATGCAAACCAATTCTTCTTTTGCTAAACTTGTGGCAGAATATTGGTCCAGCTGCAGAAGGAGTTCTCTTCAGAAACTGGATAGCTACCATATTAgctag